The Tripterygium wilfordii isolate XIE 37 chromosome 23, ASM1340144v1, whole genome shotgun sequence genomic sequence gctgtgcaggagctgtTGTTTCAGCAGAAttctgttcattcctccatgagaaatttgggtgatttcgccATGGGTGAgattgatttctcatgttgaaatttccttgccccacgtaattggcttgttcttggtccgtcatagaagtcaatggacaggcttcagtcacgtggtcattatttgaacaaatagcacacacaATAACTGGTTTTGCTGGCACCgaagttttcatattcattcccttcatggcttccacaatcatgtcaatttttcgattgatatttcccatctcagcttgtaccatagtgtcggcacttacttcgtacatgccttgcttccttgttgagcttctaccccgtgtagaaaactgttgagaatcttcactcaattcttcgaatagctccatcgcttcctcactactttttcgcatcaacactccattacaagctgaatcaaccttcatcctattaatctcattcaacccttcataaaagtgcagcacaacatcatccttatgcagattatgagttgggcaacgagttaagcggctcttaaaatctttccaagcctcatagaataaatcaccatctttttgctgaaaattctgaatttctcgcaccagctgcttagttctatgggctgggaaaaattcccttaaaaacttagttgccatctactcccacgtgccaatagtacctgcttcaatagagttgtaccacatcttggctcctcctctaagagtgaatggaaagagtaccaatttcagattatcagtagatatccctgtcatgtgttgagtacgacaaagatcagtaaaatccttcagatgttggtgtggatcttcatcaaaccgcccctcataatgtggtacagagttcagcaattgaggtgacaggctgacattagcagctcccgtaggttgatatgtaatacatgatggctgggcaatgttctgcggaatgtatctgttcatcatgggtatccTTGCATTACCCGCTgcattcccagcaccaccagcaatttgaatctcacgattgtgtgggttttcagccatgtttctttgtctcaaagctctagttgttctttcaatttctgggtcaaattcttctaatggttgatgttgagaacgagtATTGACCATGCAATGTAAGCAACAATTCTGGACCTgcacaagaaatttttttttttttttttttttttaaaagtaagtttcagtaggataaatcaactaaataaataagtaaatacacactattgccgtaagaaacaaccgataataaacttaacagtccccggcaacggcgccaaaaacttgttcgatactttttattgcaagaaatacttgcaactcaataccgacgggtttatcccaatcgcaagtgtacgtgccaactgacagtataatagtgaaaggggtcgaatccacgaggactgtattaattaccaactataactaccaacaatagtgtaaattaaattcagatgcttctaatattaatctagcaataaaattaaactaaatatcaatggatgaaaaactagcttgggtttggcttgccaacaacctccacctgtgcacacagattaatatgcaatcacacaatttaaaagtctaacaatgtcaattgaaaggccttggtccagctgcagtcaattagatttccctaaacaacgatcctgactttggtccagttgcaagatcttttcttatcaaaggagtcttggttggtctatcctaagagtttcctaagacaaacataagcactaggaaatcgacagttgcacaatttaggataatggtctattacccaatcaattatgtcctatgttcccaaaacttggatcttacgcaagttcttgttacttcgtcaaacaccgggtcatggtcagccgaatatgtttaactaacaattcctaaaattatgatgttgatcaggcatgcataacaataggaaataaacaatcaatccagagaacaaagaattaaacttagtctgattgtcaatcaaatctgtgcacaaggtttatggtagaagaatcaccaaaccctagctagaaaagagtttagctacacatgctcataattaaaaccatataaatactcatagacaatgtttaaatcaatggaagagtagaaatttgctgaagaattgatgtgcccagctttgatgttgcttctcctccttcctgccgacacccacttctccaatctttggtcttcggctgcgcaaagtaaaaTCCCCTTgttgtctcagcttaacactctttatatagtctttagcaagccctaaactggcccatctattcttgccacgtcagcaactcaatcacacaagtctgattcccgcgatctgcggccgcacaggttgcgaacaggttacaaattctgtccagtaatgaatttattctccagcagtacctgttcataaaaataccaatatgggccgtattttgcactaatcaacatagaaaaataatatttttaagcccataaaactaggtgtattttacacctaacaaaactctaaatttacagtaaaagtACACTTTTCACATATTTGCAGTTTCTCTAACAGTACCACCACTCAACAGATACTCTAAAccatactctaaatcatttaaatattcatttatactatcaatttttattatttaaattgaattctttttacatttaaatcaattaacataataataaatcaattgatatttatatattccaaaaattaaatatatattaactaCTAATATTTGACAAATTAACAAATTTGGAATCATAATTGATAAAAGTCAACCGAAGACCATGTCATGCACATAGAACCCTCTATTTTAActttaaaaaagacaaaaaaaaaaaaaaaaagagagagagagagagagttcgcCAGTGAGAGGTTCAGAAAATgagagaacaagaagaaaaaaaaaacaaaacaaaaaagagacaaaataaatggatattttaatcaaaatattatatccAGTATTGAATAGTGAAACAAGACATTTACCGTTTCGCTGTTCACATATGCAGTTTTAGAGTATCTCATCCGGTATCTGCTGGAGCATGATTTTTAGTCAAAAACTGGAAATGGTACTCTAAATTCACAGTATATACTATTTTACAGTAACTGCTGAAGGTGCCCTTATCCAATCTCAAATGATCAATTTGATAGGGCCCATGGAGGAGATAGAATCCATATTATTCCTTGAAAAGACAAAACTCCCAACCAAAACTATGGGTGCATAATATCCCAATGTTTTCCAGGTGAAATGTACGTTATGCAATTTACACAAAAGCCGCAAAATGACATAGCTAGGGACGAGGAATACTGCTCTCTCCAATATTGTTATAATCTGTAACGCATTTCCTCTCCTCAAACAGTTTTGTCGTTTAAGGACTCTCTTTCACAAAAAATTGTCTCTTTGTTGTATCAGCGCGTGAATTTTGGTATGCCTCCCGAGCTCCATCACCGCTCATCCGGTGATGCACCAGCAATATcacaaccacaaccacaaccacCGCGACCAAAAGCGAAGCAAAAggttttttctttaatattgAAGGCTATAATCATGACCTTCATTACCTCCAATTTCTTCTTGCTTCTGGGTTtggtttctcttcttcttttcaacATCCTCCTCGCCACTGCTGCTCTCCGCCACCGCGGCAGCCGTGTCCAGCATTTCCACCAAGACAATCCATCAAATGGGTTCTGTCCAAAACACCTGAAGAAGCTTCCCCAGTTCAAGTTTTTGAATGGACGAGATTGCGAATGTGTGGTTTGTTTGGATGGAATTAGACAAGGGCAATGGTGCAGGAGACTTGTAAATTGCGGTCACGTCTTCCATAGGAAGTGTGTGGATGCGTGGCTGCTGAAGGCCGCTACATGTCCAATCTGTAGGACCCGGGTTCGATTGGATggggaaggaggaggagaagcaaGTAGCAAATGCACTCTTGGTCGGAGCAATTTGAGAGTATGTTAGATTTTGCAAGGTAAGTCTTTATGTATTATATGTAATATAGCTTCCCTCTTGTTTCCCCTTCCTTTTGGGGAAGGAATAATTTTGATTGTCAATTATGAAGTCTAGAACCCATTCTCTTTTTCAATTTTGGTGATATAATTTCGCATGTGGGAACTCTCCTAGCTGATTCCAACTAATTTTATGATGGATTCATGTGGCAGCCCCAAATTGTTCGGGATTTATGGTTTGATGACGATGACGTGATTGTTGAGTAAATTGTGAACTGCGagttttttattgttaaatgATTGACGTTTAACTGAAATGAGAAGTATAAACAGCAGGAAGCTGGGAGGTCGTATTttgattcttctttcttcttggtGACTACAAATTGAAAGATTGATGCTTGATTGATGGAATgagttctctttgttttttgaatgaATTGATTAGAAAGAAAACCGGAAGCATTGGATTGGGTTATGAGTAAAGTCTAGTATATTGATTGGCTTCTCGAGAAAGATGTTACATGGATGAGCACTTGGTACAATCACTTTTCGGTGCTGGCTTTTTTGAGCACATCAGTATTTTATCTTCCAGCAAGTATAACAGATATATGGCAGAATGCTTTGCTACCTTAC encodes the following:
- the LOC119993266 gene encoding RING-H2 finger protein ATL56-like, which codes for MPPELHHRSSGDAPAISQPQPQPPRPKAKQKVFSLILKAIIMTFITSNFFLLLGLVSLLLFNILLATAALRHRGSRVQHFHQDNPSNGFCPKHLKKLPQFKFLNGRDCECVVCLDGIRQGQWCRRLVNCGHVFHRKCVDAWLLKAATCPICRTRVRLDGEGGGEASSKCTLGRSNLRVC